The following coding sequences lie in one Capsicum annuum cultivar UCD-10X-F1 unplaced genomic scaffold, UCD10Xv1.1 ctg69055, whole genome shotgun sequence genomic window:
- the LOC124894068 gene encoding uncharacterized protein LOC124894068 has protein sequence MSEHEFGFEKWSRAYFPGNRFDVMTTNIAESVNAILIAKREYPVAFIFNSIVKRFGEIFRERRAYVLKCKDNKFFSTVEKILNDNMSEGNSFYVDNISGDERQYIVFGSGSTAKVDLLERSCSCRKFDLVKIPCDHAMAALRLKQGDNYGLRVYDYSSPLYKVEEYLLAYSESINVVPLESKWCVPQELLDVNIISPLVVTKPERKTKNTLRA, from the coding sequence ATGAGCGAGCATGagtttggttttgaaaaatggagcAGGGCATATTTTCCCGGCAATAGGTTTGACGTGATGACCACAAATATTGCAGAGTCAGTGAACGCTATATTGATTGCCAAAAGAGAGTACCCCGTGGCATTTATATTCAATTCGATTGTCAAGAGGTTTGGTGAAATATTTAGGGAGAGGCGAGCCTACGTCCTCAAATGTAAGGATAACAAATTTTTTTCCACCGTCGAAAAGATCTTAAATGATAACATGAGCGAGGGCAACTCCTTCTATGTGGATAACATAAGCGGAGACGAAAGACAATACATTGTGTTTGGAAGTGGCTCTACGGCCAAAGTCGACCTACTGGAAAGGTCTTGTTCGTGCAGAAAGTTTGACCTGGTCAAAATACCATGCGATCACGCGATGGCCGCTTTGCGATTGAAGCAGGGTGATAATTATGGTTTGAGAGTCTATGATTACTCTTCGCCCCTGTATAAAGTGGAAGAGTACCTCCTTGCGTATTCAGAATCAATTAATGTTGTCCCTTTGGAGTCCAAATGGTGTGTGCCACAAGAATTGCTAGACGTGAACATTATTTCACCACTCGTGGTCACCAAGCCCGAAAGGAAGACAAAAAATACGTTAAGGGCATGA